Proteins encoded in a region of the Globicephala melas chromosome 1, mGloMel1.2, whole genome shotgun sequence genome:
- the DENND4B gene encoding DENN domain-containing protein 4B isoform X6 codes for MKADAVSEGGAMAEERPPRLVDYFVIAGLAGNGAPIPEETWVPEPSGPLRPPRPAEPITDVAVIARALGEEVPQGYTCIQASAGGHPLELSAGLLGGTQPVICYRRGRDRPPLVELGVLYEGKERPKPGFQVLATTPYSHSANLAPPGPGHPRTYLTYRRAAEGAGLHALGITDLCLVLPSKGEGTPHTYCRLPRNLNPGMWGPAVYLCYKVGLAKANTLVYEAELLGRYPEEDNEAFPLPESVPVFCLPMGATIECWPAQTKYPVPVFSTFVLTGAAGDKVYGAALQFYEAFPRTRLSERQARALGLLSAVERGRALGGRAVRSRRAIAVLSRWPAFPAFRAFLTFLYRYSVSGPHRLPLEAHISHFIHNVPFPSPQRPRILVQMSPYDNLLLCQPVSSPLPLSGASFLQLLQSLGPELAITLLLAVLTEHKLLVHSLRPDLLTSVCEALVSMIFPLHWQCPYIPLCPLVLADVLSAPVPFIVGIHSSYFDLHDPPVDVICVDLDTNTLFHTEEKKPLSPRILPRRPYKVLLTTLTNLYQQLDQTYTGPEEEASLEFLLTDYEAVCGRRAQLEREVQGAFLRFMACLLKGYRDFLRPLTQAPSEGSRDVDNLFFLQGFLKSRERSSHKLYSQLLHTQMFSQFIEECSFGSARHAALEFFDSCVDKVHPEQEKPEPTPLVELEELSGSELTVFITPPEEPPAPEGSESTPQYCYDGFPELRAELFESPQEQPGALPVPGPSRSAPSSPAPRRTKQEMKIAQRMAQKSAAVPELWARCLLGHCYGLWFLCLPAYVRSAPSRVRALQTAYQVLRQMESRKVVLPDEVCYRVLMQLCSHYGQPVLSVRVMLDMRRAGIVPNTITYGYYNKAVLEGKWPSGTPGGRLRWAKLRNVVLGAAQFRQPLRERRQRWQRQKQEEEAETAAQEAGGSQTEPYLERPSPTRPLQRQTTWAGRSLRDPASPAGRLVKSGSLGSARGAQPTVEAAVAHMIEALGVLEPRGSPVPWHDGSLSDLSLTGEEPAPGGSPGDAGSALSTQSTETLQGPSGRVPKAGWHQDEASTPRRGLGARLQQLLTPSRRSPASRVPPPELPSDLPPPARRSPMDSLLRPRERPGSTASEVSSASLGSEWDLSESSLSSVSLRHSSERLSDTPGSLQPPSLEILLSSCSLCRACDSLVYDEEIMAGWAPDDSNLNTTCPFCTCPFVPLLSVQTFDSRPSAPSPKPASAGASGSKDAPVPGGPGPVLSDRRLCLALDEPQLCNGHVGGTSRRVESGAWAYLSPLVLRKELESLVENEGSEVLALPELPAAHPIIFWNLLWYFQRLRLPSILPCLVLASCDGPPPPQAPSPWIMPDPASVQVRLLWDVLTPDPNSCPPLYVLWRVHRASTVRSYS; via the exons TGGGCTTGCAGGGAACGGAGCGCCCATCCCTGAGGAAACGTGGGTTCCTGAACCCAGTGGGCCCCTTCGCCCTCCCCGGCCAGCTGAGCCCATCACAGATGTGGCAGTCATCGCTAGGGCCCTGGGCGAGGAGGTGCCCCAGGGCTACACATGCATCCAGGCTTCTGCCGGGGGCCACCCCTTGGAACTCAGTGCTGGGCTCCTGGGTGGAACTCAACCAGTCATCTGCTACCGGAGGGGGCGTGACAGGCCCCCCCTCGTTGAGCTGGG GGTGTTGTATGAGGGGAAGGAACGTCCCAAGCCTGGCTTCCAAGTGCTAGCTACGACACCCTACAGCCACTCAGCCAACCTGGCCCCTCCAGGCCCTGGGCACCCCCGCACCTACCTCACTTACCGGCGGGCAGCAGAGGGGGCAGGGTTGCATGCCCTGGGCATCACTGACCTCTGCCTGGTGCTGCCCAGCAAGGGCGAGGGAACGCCTCATACTTACTGCCGATTGCCCCGCAACCTCAACCCTGGCATG TGGGGCCCAGCAGTGTACCTGTGCTACAAGGTGGGCCTGGCCAAGGCCAACACGCTGGTGTATGAGGCAG agctgctgggccgCTACCCAGAGGAGGACAATGAGGCGTTCCCGCTGCCCGAGTCAGTGCCCGTCTTCTGCCTGCCCATGGGGGCCACTATCGAGTGCTGGCCTGCCCAGACCAAGTACCCCGTGCCCGTCTTCTCCACCTTTGTGCTCACGGGTGCAGCTGGTGATAAG GTGTACGGTGCTGCCTTGCAGTTCTACGAGGCATTCCCGAGGACCAGGCTCTCAGAGCGGCAAGCGCGGGCCCTGGGCCTGCTGAGCGCCGTGGAGCGGGGCCGGGCACTGGGGGGCCGAGCGGTGCGCAGCCGCCGTGCCATCGCTGTGCTGTCCCGCTGGCCTGCCTTCCCTGCCTTCCGCGCCTTCCTCACCTTCCTCTACCGCTACTCCGTCTCAGGCCCCCACCGCCTGCCCCTGGAAGC gcACATCTCCCACTTCATTCACAatgtccccttcccttccccacagaGACCCCGCATCCTGGTGCAG ATGTCTCCCTATGACAACCTGCTCCTCTGCCAGCCTGTATCCTCACCCCTGCCCCTCAG TGGTGCCAGCTTCCTGCAGCTGCTGCAGAGCCTGGGCCCAGAGCTGGCTATCACGCTGCTGCTGGCTGTGCTCACGGAGCACAAACTGCTAGTCCACTCACTGCGGCCGGACCTGCTCACCAGCGTCTGCGAAGCCCTCGTCTCT ATGATCTTCCCGCTGCACTGGCAGTGCCCCTACATTCCGCTGTGCCCGCTAGTGCTGGCAGACGTGCTGAGCGCCCCCGTGCCCTTCATCGTGGGTATCCACTCCAGTTACTTCGATCTGCATGACCCGCCTGTGGATGTCATCTGTGTTGATCTTGATACCAACACACTCTTCCA CACTGAGGAAAAGAAGCCCCTCTCCCCTCGGATCCTGCCCCGCAGACCCTACAAGGTTCTGCTGACTACACTGACAAACCTATACCAGCAGCTGGATCAGA CATATACTGGACCCGAGGAGGAGGCCTCCCTGGAATTCCTGCTGACAGACTATGAGGCAGTGTGCGGCCGCCGGGCCCAGCTGGAGCGCGAGGTCCAGGGAGCCTTCCTCCGCTTCATGGCCTGCCTGCTCAAGGGCTACCGGGACTTCCTACGCCCGCTCACCCAGGCCCCCTCTGAGGGGTCTCGTGATGTCGACAACCTCTTCTTCCTGCAGG GCTTCCTCAAATCCCGAGAACGCTCCAGCCACAAGCTGTACTCCCAGCTGCTGCACACACAGATGTTCTCGCAGTTCATTGAGGAATGTTCTTTTGGCTCTGCTCGGCATGCTGCCCTGGAATTCTTTGACTCTTGTGTTGACAAG GTCCACCCAGAGCAGGAGAAGCCAGAGCCAACACCCTTGGTGGAGCTGGAGGAGCTGTCAGGAAGTGAGCTCACTGTCTTTATCACACCTCCCGAGGAGCCGCCGGCGCCAGAGGGCAGTGAATCTACCCCCCAGTACTG cTACGATGGGTTCCCCGAACTACGGGCTGAGCTGTTTGAGTCTCCTCAAGAGCAACCCGGGGCTCTGCCTGTGCCAGGTCCATCCCGTAGTGCCCCCAGCAGTCCTGCCCCTCGCCGTACCAAACAG GAGATGAAGATCGCACAGCGGATGGCACAGAAGTCAGCAGCTGTGCCTGAGCTCTGGGCCCGGTGCCTGCTGGGCCACTGCTATGGGCTGTGGTTCCTGTGTCTGCCTGCCTACGTGCGGTCGGCGCCCTCCAGGGTGCGGGCACTGCAAACGGCTTACCAGGTGCTGCGCCAGATGGAGAGCCGCAAGGTGGTGCTGCCCGACGAG GTGTGTTACCGGGTGTTGATGCAGCTCTGCTCACACTATGGGCAGCCCGTGTTGTCTGTGCGGGTCATGCTGGACATGCGGCGGGCAGGCATCGTGCCCAACACCATCACCTACGGCTACTATAACAAG GCCGTGCTGGAAGGCAAGTGGCCGTCTGGTACACCGGGTGGGCGCCTGCGCTGGGCCAAGCTCCGGAACGTGGTCCTGGGGGCTGCTCAGTTCCGCCAGCCCTTGAGAGAACGGCGGCAGCGGTGGCAGCGTcagaagcaggaggaggaggcagaGACGGCAGCACAAGAGGCAGGCGGCTCCCAGACAG AGCCCTATCTGGAGCGCCCCTCCCCTACCCGCCCCCTTCAGCGCCAGACTACCTGGGCTGGGCGAAGCCTGAGGGACCCTGCCTCGCCTGCGGGGCGCCTGGTGAAGAGTGGCAGCCTGGGGAGTGCCCGAGGGGCACAGCCCACTGTGGAGGCTGCCGTGGCCCACA TGATAGAGGCCTTGGGGGTGCTGGAACCCCGGGGATCACCTGTGCCCTGGCACGATGGAAGCCTCTCAGACCTGAGCCTGACCGGGGAGGAGCCGGCACCTGGAGGCAGCCCAGGGGACGCAGGCTCAGCCCTGAGTACCCAGTCCACTGAAACCCTGCAAGGGCCAAGTGGGCGGGTGCCCAAGGCTGGCTGGCATCAGGATGAGGCCAGCACCCCCCGAAGAGGGCTGGGTGCCCGCCTCCAACAGCTGCTCACTCCTTCCCGCCGCTCCCCTGCCTCTCGTGTTCCTCCGCCTGAGCTGCCCTCTGACCTGCCTCCCCCAGCCCGCCGCAGCCCCATGGACAGCCTTCTGCGCCCACGGGAGCGCCCTGGATCCACTGCATCCGAGGTA AGCTCAGCCTCTCTGGGCAGTGAGTGGGACCTCTCAGAATCTTCTCTCAGCAGCGTGAGCCTTCGCCATTCCTCAGAGCGCCTCAGTGACACCCCTGGATCCTTGCAGCCACCTTCCCTGGAA ATCCTGCTGTCTAGCTGCTCCTTGTGCCGCGCCTGTGATTCCCTGGTGTATGATGAGGAGATCATGGCTGGCTGGGCACCTGATGACTCCAACCTCAACACAACCTGTCCCTTCTGCACCTGCCCCTTTGTGCCCCTACTCAGTGTCCAGACCTTTGATTCCCGACCAAG TGCCCCCAGCCCCAAGCCTGCCTCTGCTGGTGCCAGTGGCAGCAAAGATGCTCCTGTCCCTGGGGGCCCAGGCCCTGTGCTCAGTGACCGCAGGCTCTGCCTTGCCCTGGATGAGCCCCAGCTCTGCAACGGACACGTGGGG GGTACGTCCCGGCGTGTCGAGAGTGGGGCATGGGCGTATCTGAGCCCCCTGGTGCTGCGTAAGGAACTGGAGTCGCTGGTAGAGAATGAGGGCAGTGAGGTACTGGCGTTGCCTGAGCTGCCTGCTGCTCACCCCATCATCTTCTGGAACCTTCTGTGGTATTTCCAGCGGCTACGCCTGCCCAGTATTCTGCCATGCCTGGTGCTGGCCTCCTGTGAtggccccccacctccccag GCCCCATCTCCTTGGATAATGCCTGATCCAGCATCTGTGCAGGTGCGGCTGCTGTGGGATgtcctgacccctgaccccaacAGCTGCCCACCTCTCTATGTGCTCTGGAGGGTCCACA GGGCATCTACCGTGAGATCTTATTCCTGA
- the DENND4B gene encoding DENN domain-containing protein 4B isoform X1, producing MKADAVSEGGAMAEERPPRLVDYFVIAGLAGNGAPIPEETWVPEPSGPLRPPRPAEPITDVAVIARALGEEVPQGYTCIQASAGGHPLELSAGLLGGTQPVICYRRGRDRPPLVELGVLYEGKERPKPGFQVLATTPYSHSANLAPPGPGHPRTYLTYRRAAEGAGLHALGITDLCLVLPSKGEGTPHTYCRLPRNLNPGMWGPAVYLCYKVGLAKANTLVYEAELLGRYPEEDNEAFPLPESVPVFCLPMGATIECWPAQTKYPVPVFSTFVLTGAAGDKVYGAALQFYEAFPRTRLSERQARALGLLSAVERGRALGGRAVRSRRAIAVLSRWPAFPAFRAFLTFLYRYSVSGPHRLPLEAHISHFIHNVPFPSPQRPRILVQMSPYDNLLLCQPVSSPLPLSGASFLQLLQSLGPELAITLLLAVLTEHKLLVHSLRPDLLTSVCEALVSMIFPLHWQCPYIPLCPLVLADVLSAPVPFIVGIHSSYFDLHDPPVDVICVDLDTNTLFHTEEKKPLSPRILPRRPYKVLLTTLTNLYQQLDQTYTGPEEEASLEFLLTDYEAVCGRRAQLEREVQGAFLRFMACLLKGYRDFLRPLTQAPSEGSRDVDNLFFLQGFLKSRERSSHKLYSQLLHTQMFSQFIEECSFGSARHAALEFFDSCVDKVHPEQEKPEPTPLVELEELSGSELTVFITPPEEPPAPEGSESTPQYCYDGFPELRAELFESPQEQPGALPVPGPSRSAPSSPAPRRTKQEMKIAQRMAQKSAAVPELWARCLLGHCYGLWFLCLPAYVRSAPSRVRALQTAYQVLRQMESRKVVLPDEVCYRVLMQLCSHYGQPVLSVRVMLDMRRAGIVPNTITYGYYNKAVLEGKWPSGTPGGRLRWAKLRNVVLGAAQFRQPLRERRQRWQRQKQEEEAETAAQEAGGSQTEPYLERPSPTRPLQRQTTWAGRSLRDPASPAGRLVKSGSLGSARGAQPTVEAAVAHMIEALGVLEPRGSPVPWHDGSLSDLSLTGEEPAPGGSPGDAGSALSTQSTETLQGPSGRVPKAGWHQDEASTPRRGLGARLQQLLTPSRRSPASRVPPPELPSDLPPPARRSPMDSLLRPRERPGSTASEVSSASLGSEWDLSESSLSSVSLRHSSERLSDTPGSLQPPSLEILLSSCSLCRACDSLVYDEEIMAGWAPDDSNLNTTCPFCTCPFVPLLSVQTFDSRPSAPSPKPASAGASGSKDAPVPGGPGPVLSDRRLCLALDEPQLCNGHVGGTSRRVESGAWAYLSPLVLRKELESLVENEGSEVLALPELPAAHPIIFWNLLWYFQRLRLPSILPCLVLASCDGPPPPQAPSPWIMPDPASVQVRLLWDVLTPDPNSCPPLYVLWRVHSQIPQRVVWPGPVPASLSLALLESVLRHVGLNEVHKAIGLLLETLGPPPTGLHLQRGIYREILFLTLAALGKDHVDIVAFDKKYKSAFNKLASSTGKEELRQRRAQMPTPKAIDCRKYFGAPLEC from the exons TGGGCTTGCAGGGAACGGAGCGCCCATCCCTGAGGAAACGTGGGTTCCTGAACCCAGTGGGCCCCTTCGCCCTCCCCGGCCAGCTGAGCCCATCACAGATGTGGCAGTCATCGCTAGGGCCCTGGGCGAGGAGGTGCCCCAGGGCTACACATGCATCCAGGCTTCTGCCGGGGGCCACCCCTTGGAACTCAGTGCTGGGCTCCTGGGTGGAACTCAACCAGTCATCTGCTACCGGAGGGGGCGTGACAGGCCCCCCCTCGTTGAGCTGGG GGTGTTGTATGAGGGGAAGGAACGTCCCAAGCCTGGCTTCCAAGTGCTAGCTACGACACCCTACAGCCACTCAGCCAACCTGGCCCCTCCAGGCCCTGGGCACCCCCGCACCTACCTCACTTACCGGCGGGCAGCAGAGGGGGCAGGGTTGCATGCCCTGGGCATCACTGACCTCTGCCTGGTGCTGCCCAGCAAGGGCGAGGGAACGCCTCATACTTACTGCCGATTGCCCCGCAACCTCAACCCTGGCATG TGGGGCCCAGCAGTGTACCTGTGCTACAAGGTGGGCCTGGCCAAGGCCAACACGCTGGTGTATGAGGCAG agctgctgggccgCTACCCAGAGGAGGACAATGAGGCGTTCCCGCTGCCCGAGTCAGTGCCCGTCTTCTGCCTGCCCATGGGGGCCACTATCGAGTGCTGGCCTGCCCAGACCAAGTACCCCGTGCCCGTCTTCTCCACCTTTGTGCTCACGGGTGCAGCTGGTGATAAG GTGTACGGTGCTGCCTTGCAGTTCTACGAGGCATTCCCGAGGACCAGGCTCTCAGAGCGGCAAGCGCGGGCCCTGGGCCTGCTGAGCGCCGTGGAGCGGGGCCGGGCACTGGGGGGCCGAGCGGTGCGCAGCCGCCGTGCCATCGCTGTGCTGTCCCGCTGGCCTGCCTTCCCTGCCTTCCGCGCCTTCCTCACCTTCCTCTACCGCTACTCCGTCTCAGGCCCCCACCGCCTGCCCCTGGAAGC gcACATCTCCCACTTCATTCACAatgtccccttcccttccccacagaGACCCCGCATCCTGGTGCAG ATGTCTCCCTATGACAACCTGCTCCTCTGCCAGCCTGTATCCTCACCCCTGCCCCTCAG TGGTGCCAGCTTCCTGCAGCTGCTGCAGAGCCTGGGCCCAGAGCTGGCTATCACGCTGCTGCTGGCTGTGCTCACGGAGCACAAACTGCTAGTCCACTCACTGCGGCCGGACCTGCTCACCAGCGTCTGCGAAGCCCTCGTCTCT ATGATCTTCCCGCTGCACTGGCAGTGCCCCTACATTCCGCTGTGCCCGCTAGTGCTGGCAGACGTGCTGAGCGCCCCCGTGCCCTTCATCGTGGGTATCCACTCCAGTTACTTCGATCTGCATGACCCGCCTGTGGATGTCATCTGTGTTGATCTTGATACCAACACACTCTTCCA CACTGAGGAAAAGAAGCCCCTCTCCCCTCGGATCCTGCCCCGCAGACCCTACAAGGTTCTGCTGACTACACTGACAAACCTATACCAGCAGCTGGATCAGA CATATACTGGACCCGAGGAGGAGGCCTCCCTGGAATTCCTGCTGACAGACTATGAGGCAGTGTGCGGCCGCCGGGCCCAGCTGGAGCGCGAGGTCCAGGGAGCCTTCCTCCGCTTCATGGCCTGCCTGCTCAAGGGCTACCGGGACTTCCTACGCCCGCTCACCCAGGCCCCCTCTGAGGGGTCTCGTGATGTCGACAACCTCTTCTTCCTGCAGG GCTTCCTCAAATCCCGAGAACGCTCCAGCCACAAGCTGTACTCCCAGCTGCTGCACACACAGATGTTCTCGCAGTTCATTGAGGAATGTTCTTTTGGCTCTGCTCGGCATGCTGCCCTGGAATTCTTTGACTCTTGTGTTGACAAG GTCCACCCAGAGCAGGAGAAGCCAGAGCCAACACCCTTGGTGGAGCTGGAGGAGCTGTCAGGAAGTGAGCTCACTGTCTTTATCACACCTCCCGAGGAGCCGCCGGCGCCAGAGGGCAGTGAATCTACCCCCCAGTACTG cTACGATGGGTTCCCCGAACTACGGGCTGAGCTGTTTGAGTCTCCTCAAGAGCAACCCGGGGCTCTGCCTGTGCCAGGTCCATCCCGTAGTGCCCCCAGCAGTCCTGCCCCTCGCCGTACCAAACAG GAGATGAAGATCGCACAGCGGATGGCACAGAAGTCAGCAGCTGTGCCTGAGCTCTGGGCCCGGTGCCTGCTGGGCCACTGCTATGGGCTGTGGTTCCTGTGTCTGCCTGCCTACGTGCGGTCGGCGCCCTCCAGGGTGCGGGCACTGCAAACGGCTTACCAGGTGCTGCGCCAGATGGAGAGCCGCAAGGTGGTGCTGCCCGACGAG GTGTGTTACCGGGTGTTGATGCAGCTCTGCTCACACTATGGGCAGCCCGTGTTGTCTGTGCGGGTCATGCTGGACATGCGGCGGGCAGGCATCGTGCCCAACACCATCACCTACGGCTACTATAACAAG GCCGTGCTGGAAGGCAAGTGGCCGTCTGGTACACCGGGTGGGCGCCTGCGCTGGGCCAAGCTCCGGAACGTGGTCCTGGGGGCTGCTCAGTTCCGCCAGCCCTTGAGAGAACGGCGGCAGCGGTGGCAGCGTcagaagcaggaggaggaggcagaGACGGCAGCACAAGAGGCAGGCGGCTCCCAGACAG AGCCCTATCTGGAGCGCCCCTCCCCTACCCGCCCCCTTCAGCGCCAGACTACCTGGGCTGGGCGAAGCCTGAGGGACCCTGCCTCGCCTGCGGGGCGCCTGGTGAAGAGTGGCAGCCTGGGGAGTGCCCGAGGGGCACAGCCCACTGTGGAGGCTGCCGTGGCCCACA TGATAGAGGCCTTGGGGGTGCTGGAACCCCGGGGATCACCTGTGCCCTGGCACGATGGAAGCCTCTCAGACCTGAGCCTGACCGGGGAGGAGCCGGCACCTGGAGGCAGCCCAGGGGACGCAGGCTCAGCCCTGAGTACCCAGTCCACTGAAACCCTGCAAGGGCCAAGTGGGCGGGTGCCCAAGGCTGGCTGGCATCAGGATGAGGCCAGCACCCCCCGAAGAGGGCTGGGTGCCCGCCTCCAACAGCTGCTCACTCCTTCCCGCCGCTCCCCTGCCTCTCGTGTTCCTCCGCCTGAGCTGCCCTCTGACCTGCCTCCCCCAGCCCGCCGCAGCCCCATGGACAGCCTTCTGCGCCCACGGGAGCGCCCTGGATCCACTGCATCCGAGGTA AGCTCAGCCTCTCTGGGCAGTGAGTGGGACCTCTCAGAATCTTCTCTCAGCAGCGTGAGCCTTCGCCATTCCTCAGAGCGCCTCAGTGACACCCCTGGATCCTTGCAGCCACCTTCCCTGGAA ATCCTGCTGTCTAGCTGCTCCTTGTGCCGCGCCTGTGATTCCCTGGTGTATGATGAGGAGATCATGGCTGGCTGGGCACCTGATGACTCCAACCTCAACACAACCTGTCCCTTCTGCACCTGCCCCTTTGTGCCCCTACTCAGTGTCCAGACCTTTGATTCCCGACCAAG TGCCCCCAGCCCCAAGCCTGCCTCTGCTGGTGCCAGTGGCAGCAAAGATGCTCCTGTCCCTGGGGGCCCAGGCCCTGTGCTCAGTGACCGCAGGCTCTGCCTTGCCCTGGATGAGCCCCAGCTCTGCAACGGACACGTGGGG GGTACGTCCCGGCGTGTCGAGAGTGGGGCATGGGCGTATCTGAGCCCCCTGGTGCTGCGTAAGGAACTGGAGTCGCTGGTAGAGAATGAGGGCAGTGAGGTACTGGCGTTGCCTGAGCTGCCTGCTGCTCACCCCATCATCTTCTGGAACCTTCTGTGGTATTTCCAGCGGCTACGCCTGCCCAGTATTCTGCCATGCCTGGTGCTGGCCTCCTGTGAtggccccccacctccccag GCCCCATCTCCTTGGATAATGCCTGATCCAGCATCTGTGCAGGTGCGGCTGCTGTGGGATgtcctgacccctgaccccaacAGCTGCCCACCTCTCTATGTGCTCTGGAGGGTCCACA GCCAGATCCCCCAGCGGGTGGTATGGCCAGGCCCAGTACCTGCATCCCTTAGTCTAGCATTGCTGGAGTCCGTGCTGCGCCATGTCGGTCTCAATGAGGTGCACAAGGCTATAGGGCTCCTGCTGGAAACTCTAGGGCCCCCTCCCACTGGCCTGCACCTGCAGAG GGGCATCTACCGTGAGATCTTATTCCTGACATTGGCTGCTCTGGGCAAGGACCACGTGGACATAG TGGCCTTTGACAAGAAGTACAAGTCCGCCTTTAACAAGCTGGCCAGCAGCACGGGCAAGGAGGAACTGAGGCAGCGGCGGGCACAGATGCCCACCCCAAAGGCCATTGACTGCCGAAAATATTTTGGAGCACCTCTGGAATGCTAG